One part of the Clostridium thermosuccinogenes genome encodes these proteins:
- a CDS encoding RNA polymerase sigma factor → MIGKSCWPEDYISKLVIKHENRVYRTAISIMKNRADAEDIVQDVFIKVMQKAPNFESDEHESAWLIRVTINMCRSRLRTAWLRRTEPLIDTYPAQTKEQLNLIEHVMALPTKYRIVVHLFYYEGYSTKEISYITNQKESTVRSLLTRARQKLKYVLKEDEL, encoded by the coding sequence ATGATCGGGAAGTCCTGCTGGCCAGAGGACTATATATCAAAACTTGTAATAAAGCATGAAAATAGGGTGTACCGGACAGCTATATCTATTATGAAAAACCGTGCAGACGCGGAGGATATTGTACAGGATGTGTTCATCAAAGTTATGCAAAAGGCTCCCAACTTTGAATCTGATGAACATGAAAGTGCATGGCTCATTCGTGTAACCATCAATATGTGCAGAAGTCGCCTTCGAACAGCATGGCTCCGACGTACTGAACCGTTGATTGATACATACCCTGCACAGACGAAAGAACAACTGAACTTGATTGAACATGTCATGGCATTGCCCACAAAATACCGTATAGTCGTCCATTTGTTCTATTACGAGGGATACTCAACCAAAGAAATCTCTTACATTACAAACCAGAAGGAATCTACCGTAAGGAGCTTGCTTACCCGCGCAAGGCAAAAACTCAAATATGTTTTGAAGGAGGATGAACTATGA